The following coding sequences are from one Clostridioides difficile ATCC 9689 = DSM 1296 window:
- a CDS encoding MFS transporter: MGEKENGIKFGKLMFQLVIIAISWELVYIIPFIQYTLYDPILKALECTNTQLGFLLTIYGLGNIFGAPIGGWLADRFDYRKIILGSVFLNGVVSFLFAFNMNYPFAVATWVGCAITSLVMNYPSMVKILRVIGKDNQGKVYGFNEAMVGVSGVVMGAIFLYIYTCFATPTLGMRWVMISLGILSIAMCPVLWFVIKDVDIKEEREEAGEKMSAGDFITVLKSPNTWLVGISIFCVYSFTVTMSYFTPYITSVLGGSVALSGALAIIRQHGLKLFGAPFGGYCADKLKSPTKVLLPIYVFGIAVIVLFLVLPASTPMTIFIALTFVVGILGYMGKGIYYAVQDEVKVPVKYSATTIGIAAALGFSPDVFQFALIGHWIDTYGNKGYTYTFIFQIAILVIGILSCLYILKVKKRRASKLEA, from the coding sequence ATGGGAGAAAAAGAAAACGGTATAAAGTTTGGAAAGTTAATGTTTCAACTTGTTATTATAGCAATATCTTGGGAATTAGTTTATATTATACCATTTATCCAATATACATTATATGATCCAATCCTAAAAGCATTAGAATGTACAAACACTCAACTAGGTTTTCTACTTACAATTTATGGGTTAGGTAATATATTTGGAGCTCCTATAGGAGGCTGGTTAGCAGATAGATTTGATTATAGAAAGATAATTTTAGGTTCTGTATTTCTTAATGGAGTAGTATCATTTTTATTTGCATTTAATATGAACTATCCATTTGCAGTTGCTACTTGGGTAGGTTGTGCAATCACATCATTAGTTATGAACTATCCTTCTATGGTAAAAATACTTAGAGTTATAGGAAAAGATAATCAAGGTAAGGTTTATGGATTTAATGAAGCTATGGTTGGAGTTTCTGGAGTAGTAATGGGAGCAATATTCTTATATATTTATACATGCTTTGCAACTCCTACATTGGGTATGAGATGGGTAATGATATCTTTAGGAATATTATCAATAGCAATGTGTCCAGTATTATGGTTTGTAATTAAAGATGTAGATATTAAAGAAGAAAGAGAAGAAGCAGGTGAAAAAATGTCTGCTGGTGATTTTATAACAGTACTAAAATCACCAAATACTTGGCTAGTAGGAATAAGTATATTCTGTGTATATTCATTCACAGTTACAATGTCTTATTTTACACCATATATAACATCTGTACTTGGAGGTTCTGTAGCATTATCTGGTGCATTAGCAATAATAAGACAGCATGGTCTAAAATTATTTGGAGCACCATTTGGAGGATATTGTGCAGACAAATTAAAATCTCCTACAAAAGTACTTTTACCAATATATGTATTTGGTATAGCAGTAATAGTTTTATTCCTAGTATTACCTGCATCAACTCCAATGACTATATTCATAGCTTTAACATTTGTAGTAGGTATATTAGGTTACATGGGAAAAGGTATATATTATGCAGTACAAGATGAAGTAAAAGTTCCAGTTAAATATTCAGCAACTACTATAGGTATAGCTGCAGCTTTAGGATTTTCACCAGATGTATTCCAATTTGCATTAATAGGACACTGGATAGATACTTATGGCAATAAAGGTTACACATATACATTTATATTCCAAATAGCAATTCTAGTTATTGGAATACTATCTTGTTTATATATATTAAAGGTTAAAAAGAGAAGAGCAAGTAAATTAGAAGCTTAA
- a CDS encoding PLP-dependent aminotransferase family protein, whose amino-acid sequence MKYAKRMDMVKASAIRDSQKKIAQKVASGGTVISFAAGLPDPNLFPIEEISEITQKVLNERGKFALAYGPTKGEDELLDLLVKRMKEEENIDTKAENIIITTGSQQGIALSAMILLEKGDVVVTENPSYLGAINAFRPYECDFLGVDTDEEGMVTDDLDKLLSENSNIKVIYVIPTFQNPTGKTWSLQRRKDFMEVVNKYDVIVIEDNPYGEIRFTPEPLPTLKSLDTKDKVLYLGSFSKVLCPGFRVAWMCGNVDIIDKAELLKQGIDLQSNQFSQVQVIEFLKKYNLNEHIEKIRAEYKKRCLLMLDAMKKHFPEEAKYTEPDGGMFIWVELPESINVDDLLDKAIDAGVAYVSGESFFANNGPKNTMRLNYTTMSEEQIVKGVEILAEVIKKELNYACE is encoded by the coding sequence ATGAAATATGCAAAAAGAATGGATATGGTAAAAGCTTCAGCTATAAGAGATTCTCAAAAGAAAATAGCTCAGAAGGTAGCAAGTGGTGGAACTGTTATATCTTTTGCTGCAGGGCTTCCTGACCCAAATTTATTTCCAATAGAAGAGATAAGTGAAATAACTCAAAAAGTACTTAATGAAAGGGGAAAATTTGCCCTAGCATATGGACCTACTAAAGGTGAAGATGAGTTGTTAGATCTATTAGTAAAAAGAATGAAAGAAGAAGAAAATATTGATACAAAAGCAGAAAATATTATAATAACTACTGGGTCACAACAAGGGATAGCATTAAGTGCTATGATTTTATTAGAAAAGGGAGATGTAGTAGTTACAGAAAATCCAAGTTACTTAGGTGCAATAAATGCATTTAGACCTTATGAATGTGATTTTTTAGGAGTAGATACAGATGAAGAAGGAATGGTAACAGATGATTTAGACAAATTATTATCTGAAAATTCTAACATAAAGGTGATATATGTAATACCAACATTTCAAAACCCTACAGGAAAAACATGGTCTTTACAAAGAAGAAAAGATTTTATGGAAGTCGTGAATAAATATGATGTCATAGTAATAGAGGATAATCCTTATGGAGAAATAAGATTTACACCAGAACCTCTACCTACACTTAAATCTCTTGATACTAAAGATAAAGTATTGTACCTTGGGTCATTTTCAAAGGTATTATGTCCAGGATTTAGAGTTGCTTGGATGTGTGGTAATGTAGACATCATAGATAAGGCAGAACTTTTAAAACAAGGTATAGATTTACAGTCAAATCAATTTTCGCAAGTACAAGTAATAGAATTTTTAAAGAAATACAACTTAAATGAACATATAGAAAAAATAAGAGCAGAGTATAAGAAAAGATGTCTGCTAATGTTAGATGCTATGAAGAAACATTTCCCAGAGGAAGCTAAATATACAGAACCAGATGGAGGAATGTTTATATGGGTTGAACTTCCTGAAAGTATAAATGTAGATGATTTATTAGATAAAGCCATTGATGCTGGAGTTGCTTATGTTTCTGGAGAGTCCTTCTTTGCAAATAATGGTCCAAAAAATACTATGAGACTTAACTATACAACAATGTCAGAAGAACAAATCGTTAAAGGTGTTGAGATACTTGCAGAAGTTATAAAAAAAGAACTCAATTATGCTTGTGAATAA
- a CDS encoding bifunctional enoyl-CoA hydratase/phosphate acetyltransferase yields MLKDFNNLLEEAKKLEPVIVSVAVAEDKEVLKAVKSATDLNIIKPILVGDKDKIESISREIGLKGHEIIGCQNPDESVKKAVEIVKNKEAKVLMKGLVNTSVYMRAILNKETGLRTGRLLSLLAVYELPQYHKLLYCTDSGINVSPNLNQKKDIMTNVLLTMKSIGMENPKTAILTANEMVDPKIQSTVDANLLVEMEKSGEIPKCIVEGPIAFDVAFDAHAAEHKGIKSNIAGDVDLLVFPNIEAGNILGKSWLRFNKAKWAGIVLGATNPIILGSRSDTAEIKINSIALACLASQ; encoded by the coding sequence ATGTTAAAAGATTTTAATAATTTATTAGAAGAGGCTAAAAAGCTTGAACCTGTTATTGTAAGTGTTGCTGTTGCAGAAGACAAAGAAGTATTAAAGGCTGTGAAATCAGCAACAGATTTAAACATTATAAAGCCAATTCTTGTAGGAGACAAGGATAAAATAGAAAGTATATCAAGAGAAATTGGATTAAAAGGTCATGAAATAATAGGTTGTCAAAATCCCGATGAATCAGTTAAAAAAGCTGTAGAGATAGTTAAAAATAAGGAAGCTAAAGTTCTTATGAAGGGATTAGTAAATACAAGTGTCTATATGAGAGCTATATTAAATAAAGAAACGGGTCTTAGAACAGGAAGATTATTAAGTTTGCTTGCAGTATATGAATTACCTCAATATCATAAACTTCTTTATTGTACTGATAGTGGAATAAATGTATCGCCAAACTTAAATCAAAAAAAAGATATAATGACAAATGTACTTCTTACTATGAAAAGTATAGGCATGGAAAATCCTAAAACTGCGATACTTACTGCAAATGAAATGGTAGACCCTAAGATACAATCTACAGTGGATGCCAACCTACTTGTAGAGATGGAAAAATCGGGAGAAATACCAAAGTGTATAGTGGAAGGTCCAATAGCATTTGATGTAGCATTTGATGCACATGCAGCAGAACATAAAGGTATTAAAAGTAATATTGCTGGTGATGTTGATTTATTAGTATTTCCAAATATAGAAGCAGGGAATATATTAGGAAAGTCATGGCTTAGATTTAATAAAGCTAAGTGGGCAGGTATAGTTTTAGGAGCAACAAATCCGATAATTTTAGGTTCACGTTCTGACACAGCTGAAATAAAAATAAATTCAATAGCATTAGCGTGCCTAGCATCACAATAA
- the buk gene encoding butyrate kinase, whose translation MKVLVINPGGTSTKISVFQDENEILKKNITHTREDLKNFSKVFDEYDYRKQLIVDILSSENHSINSFDAVVGRGGLMKAIKGGTYTVSEEMIEDMRNEINGEHASNLGALLAKTIADEIGVQSFVVDPVSVDEFDDVSRITGISDIEKASWLHALNHKAVSRKIAQKLGGKYEDYNFIVAHLGSGISIVAHKQGKMIDGSGGRSDGPFSPERSGGLLAYPLIELCYSGKYTHDEMVAKVSSIGGMYDYLGTKDMIEIENRIKEGDEKAKLIMDAFIYQVAKEISMYGASLSGNVDRVILTGGISHSEMVVKGVAEKVSYLAPIEIVPGEMEMEALALGALRVLNGEEIAKTY comes from the coding sequence TTGAAAGTTTTAGTAATAAATCCTGGTGGTACATCCACAAAAATTTCTGTTTTCCAAGATGAAAATGAAATTTTGAAAAAAAATATAACCCATACAAGAGAAGATTTAAAAAATTTTTCTAAAGTATTTGATGAATATGATTATAGAAAACAACTGATAGTAGATATTTTAAGTAGTGAGAATCATAGTATAAATTCTTTTGACGCAGTAGTTGGTCGTGGTGGACTTATGAAGGCTATAAAAGGTGGTACCTATACTGTGAGTGAAGAAATGATTGAGGATATGAGAAATGAAATAAATGGGGAACATGCATCAAATTTAGGTGCATTATTAGCTAAAACTATAGCTGATGAAATAGGAGTACAATCATTTGTAGTAGACCCAGTTTCTGTAGATGAATTTGATGATGTATCGAGGATTACAGGAATATCAGACATAGAAAAAGCAAGTTGGTTACATGCATTAAACCATAAAGCTGTTTCAAGAAAAATTGCACAAAAACTAGGGGGAAAATACGAGGATTATAACTTTATTGTAGCTCATTTAGGTTCAGGAATATCGATTGTAGCACATAAACAAGGCAAAATGATTGATGGAAGTGGTGGTAGGTCTGATGGTCCATTTTCTCCAGAAAGGAGTGGTGGATTACTTGCATATCCTCTTATAGAATTGTGTTACTCCGGAAAATATACTCATGATGAAATGGTCGCAAAAGTAAGTTCGATTGGGGGAATGTACGATTATTTAGGAACAAAGGACATGATAGAAATTGAAAACAGAATCAAGGAGGGTGATGAAAAGGCAAAACTTATAATGGATGCATTTATTTATCAAGTAGCAAAAGAAATTTCTATGTATGGAGCTTCACTTTCAGGGAATGTAGATAGAGTTATCTTGACAGGAGGGATATCTCACTCAGAAATGGTAGTCAAAGGAGTAGCAGAAAAAGTTTCATATCTAGCTCCAATAGAGATAGTACCAGGAGAGATGGAAATGGAGGCACTTGCTCTAGGGGCACTTAGAGTACTTAATGGAGAAGAAATAGCAAAAACTTATTAA
- a CDS encoding 2-oxoacid:acceptor oxidoreductase family protein, whose amino-acid sequence MLNEIICAGFGGQGVLTAGKIIMYVAYKAEKKITWFPSYGNEMRGGSANCNVVVSDEKIANPCVKNPDILLGMNSVSVDKYESLMKKNGYMFVNESLVSKDRKYREDINVIKVPVTEIAQNLGNEKAANICMLGAMVKSLDLFTKEEFESGMCEYFENQGKGKFNSKNVEAFEAGYDYE is encoded by the coding sequence ATGTTGAATGAAATTATATGTGCTGGTTTTGGAGGACAGGGAGTTCTTACAGCAGGAAAAATTATAATGTATGTTGCATATAAGGCAGAAAAGAAAATTACATGGTTCCCATCTTATGGAAATGAGATGAGGGGAGGAAGTGCAAATTGCAATGTTGTTGTAAGTGATGAAAAAATTGCAAATCCTTGTGTAAAAAATCCAGATATACTATTGGGAATGAACAGCGTATCAGTAGATAAGTATGAAAGTTTAATGAAAAAAAATGGTTATATGTTTGTCAATGAATCACTAGTAAGTAAGGATAGAAAGTACAGAGAAGACATTAATGTTATAAAAGTACCTGTTACTGAAATAGCACAAAATTTAGGCAATGAAAAAGCTGCTAACATTTGCATGTTAGGTGCTATGGTAAAGAGTTTGGATTTATTTACAAAAGAAGAATTTGAAAGTGGTATGTGTGAATACTTTGAAAATCAAGGCAAAGGTAAATTCAATTCTAAAAATGTAGAAGCATTTGAAGCTGGATACGACTACGAATGA
- a CDS encoding thiamine pyrophosphate-dependent enzyme, with the protein MAKKAPAIMMCENMFCGGCGHSIVDRIIGEVLTEMDICQDTIICSDIGCNHMFQFSMNVDVVVPPHGKMGAAMAAMKRVRPDKYIFTIAGDGGAYAIGLGETMSAATRNDNVIFLVMNNNMFAMTGGQMAPTTIEGQYTASTPAGRNYADHGSTFDVVKVMGNLDIAYLARGTITNPKEINTTKRYIKKALEKQKEKKGFCLIEVLVPCPTNWGLKPVDAMKRIENELVPKYPLGEFID; encoded by the coding sequence ATGGCTAAAAAAGCACCAGCAATAATGATGTGTGAAAATATGTTCTGTGGAGGCTGTGGACACTCTATAGTCGATAGAATTATTGGAGAAGTATTAACAGAAATGGATATATGTCAAGATACAATTATATGTTCAGATATAGGTTGTAATCATATGTTTCAATTTAGTATGAATGTAGATGTTGTCGTTCCACCTCATGGTAAAATGGGAGCAGCAATGGCAGCTATGAAAAGAGTTAGACCAGATAAATATATATTTACAATAGCTGGAGATGGTGGAGCTTATGCAATAGGGCTTGGAGAAACTATGTCAGCTGCTACTAGAAATGATAATGTAATATTTCTTGTTATGAACAATAATATGTTTGCAATGACAGGAGGGCAAATGGCTCCAACTACTATAGAAGGTCAATATACAGCTTCTACTCCAGCGGGTAGAAATTACGCAGATCATGGTTCAACATTTGATGTTGTAAAAGTTATGGGAAATTTAGATATAGCATATCTAGCAAGAGGAACAATAACTAACCCTAAAGAAATAAATACAACAAAAAGATACATCAAAAAAGCTCTAGAAAAACAAAAAGAAAAGAAAGGTTTTTGCTTAATAGAAGTGCTTGTACCATGTCCAACAAACTGGGGATTAAAGCCAGTAGATGCTATGAAGAGAATTGAAAATGAACTTGTTCCAAAGTATCCACTTGGAGAATTTATTGATTAG
- the vorB gene encoding 3-methyl-2-oxobutanoate dehydrogenase subunit VorB: MQSLLIKGNEALAEGAIRGGCRFYAGYPITPQSEILEMMAWRQKEVGGVFIQGESEIASVNMVMGASALGARAMTSSSGPGFSLKQEGIAYWVSAGLPAVVACVQRYGIGDGFIGAGQDNYWQAVKGGGNGDYHLIVLAPNSVQENMDMAYESFELAEKYMHPVLILSDATIGQMVEPCIAPPMKEYDMDKAPWAAKGTPVGEKNKVITDITYFEDQDTWQKGYIEKMRKVQEDEQRWEEIEIEDAEVVFVAYGISSRIAEGAVRDARAKGMKLGLIRPKTLWPYPRKAFKKLSDSLKGLVTVEMNMMAQMKEDVIIACDNRFPVYSVATAQYMAEVNQLIDFAQQIIDGKAKQEEVF; this comes from the coding sequence ATGCAAAGTTTATTAATTAAAGGAAATGAAGCTTTAGCAGAAGGTGCTATACGTGGTGGCTGCAGATTTTATGCAGGTTATCCAATAACACCACAATCAGAAATATTAGAAATGATGGCATGGAGACAAAAAGAAGTTGGAGGAGTATTTATCCAAGGTGAATCAGAAATAGCCAGTGTAAATATGGTTATGGGAGCAAGTGCACTTGGAGCAAGAGCTATGACTTCTTCATCTGGTCCAGGATTTTCATTAAAACAAGAAGGTATTGCATATTGGGTATCAGCTGGTTTGCCAGCAGTTGTAGCATGTGTGCAAAGATATGGTATAGGTGATGGATTTATAGGAGCTGGTCAAGATAATTATTGGCAAGCAGTAAAAGGCGGTGGAAATGGAGATTATCATTTAATCGTGTTAGCACCTAATAGTGTTCAAGAAAATATGGATATGGCATATGAATCTTTTGAATTGGCTGAAAAATATATGCATCCAGTACTTATACTTTCTGATGCTACAATAGGTCAAATGGTAGAACCTTGTATAGCACCACCAATGAAAGAATACGATATGGATAAAGCTCCATGGGCTGCAAAAGGAACACCTGTAGGAGAAAAAAATAAAGTAATAACTGATATAACATATTTTGAAGACCAAGATACATGGCAAAAAGGGTATATAGAAAAAATGAGAAAAGTTCAAGAAGATGAACAAAGATGGGAAGAGATAGAAATAGAAGATGCTGAAGTGGTATTTGTGGCATACGGTATTTCATCAAGAATAGCAGAAGGTGCAGTTAGAGATGCTAGAGCAAAAGGAATGAAATTAGGTCTAATAAGACCAAAAACATTGTGGCCTTACCCAAGAAAAGCATTTAAGAAATTAAGTGATTCATTGAAGGGACTTGTAACAGTTGAAATGAACATGATGGCACAGATGAAGGAAGATGTAATTATAGCATGTGATAATAGATTTCCAGTATATTCAGTAGCAACAGCTCAATATATGGCAGAAGTAAATCAATTAATAGATTTTGCTCAACAGATTATAGATGGAAAAGCTAAGCAAGAGGAGGTATTTTAA
- a CDS encoding 4Fe-4S binding protein — translation MEKVKLSVERCKGCYLCIEACKKDAISLSDYTNKKGFVTIKVDEEKCIQCGACYTMCPDLVFEIL, via the coding sequence ATGGAAAAAGTCAAGTTGAGTGTTGAAAGATGTAAGGGATGCTATCTTTGTATTGAAGCTTGTAAAAAAGATGCAATAAGTCTTTCTGACTACACAAATAAAAAAGGCTTTGTAACTATTAAAGTCGATGAAGAAAAATGTATTCAATGTGGCGCTTGTTATACAATGTGCCCTGATTTAGTATTTGAGATATTATAA
- a CDS encoding IclR family transcriptional regulator, giving the protein MGEIINALDRALDIILLLYHEKREMGITEISKAMGVYKSTVHRTLVTLENKGFVIQNAENGKYWLGINLYAIGMVVGEKMSLTEIVKPYTKKLNQEFNEVVNVSILEERAQDSPRSIIIHKEYGSNQLLSVNPSVGSSSECYCSAVGKCLMAFNDSIDFEKYRKTPIHKYTEHTIDNWDDMMLFLAKIKEQGYAIDDEELEHGLTCIGAPILDKNNKAIAAISLSGPTIRMREGDFEYKIKRVIETAKSISELFR; this is encoded by the coding sequence ATGGGAGAAATAATAAATGCATTAGATAGAGCCCTAGACATAATTTTGCTGTTATATCATGAAAAGAGAGAAATGGGAATAACTGAAATAAGCAAGGCTATGGGAGTATATAAAAGTACTGTACATAGAACTTTGGTTACTCTTGAAAACAAAGGTTTTGTTATACAAAATGCAGAGAATGGTAAGTATTGGCTAGGAATAAATTTATATGCAATAGGTATGGTTGTGGGAGAAAAAATGTCATTGACTGAAATAGTAAAACCATATACGAAAAAATTAAATCAAGAATTTAACGAAGTAGTTAATGTATCTATATTAGAAGAAAGAGCTCAAGATTCTCCAAGAAGTATCATAATACATAAAGAGTATGGTTCAAATCAATTACTTTCAGTAAATCCATCCGTTGGTTCAAGTAGTGAATGTTATTGTTCAGCAGTTGGTAAATGTCTTATGGCATTTAATGATTCTATAGATTTTGAAAAATATAGAAAAACACCAATACACAAGTATACAGAACATACAATTGATAATTGGGATGATATGATGCTTTTTTTAGCAAAAATAAAAGAACAAGGATATGCTATAGATGATGAAGAACTAGAACATGGACTAACTTGTATTGGAGCACCTATCTTAGATAAAAATAATAAAGCTATTGCAGCCATAAGTTTGTCAGGTCCAACTATAAGAATGAGAGAAGGGGACTTTGAGTATAAGATTAAAAGAGTTATAGAAACTGCAAAAAGTATATCTGAACTTTTTAGATGA
- a CDS encoding nitrite/sulfite reductase, protein MDNFKKILLNELPNFKEYSSKFLNGEINKMQYKGFSGGYGVYAQRDKKSFMIRLRVSAGVLSQYQLNKIYEIAIKHNLDKIHLTTRQAIQLHDLSINSIVDIMEEGIKNDIFTRGGGGNYPRNVGLSPLSGVDPSEVFDVTPYAVATDKYFIKNATTYHLPRKLKVSYSNCYTDTAHCSIQDLGFVATLKNDEPYFRVFLGGGLGKQPKVALELDELIKPKDALYCVEGMIKFFMDYGNYENKNRARVRYMVESLGEELFLEKFKEYYKLEKENGSLELNIEEIDYSKPGVKIDIQDSRLIPQKQDGLYTVYIHPVGGILLTKDLSTLLKELDNVENPMIRLGMTEGLYILNLNGNEAKRILEISKTISCNSQLEQSISCIGVPICQMGIQNSQKMLHEIIDYFRLQNNEEILNKAPKLYISGCLNSCGVHQVGSIGLCGKKKNVDGISTDAFELFVGGSFEIGKTRLGKSLGDFKASDIPEMLYKISDASSGNFYEWVNSNDNILNKITDKYKI, encoded by the coding sequence ATGGATAATTTTAAAAAGATATTGTTAAATGAACTACCTAATTTTAAAGAATATTCTTCAAAATTTTTAAATGGAGAAATAAATAAAATGCAATATAAGGGATTTTCTGGTGGATATGGTGTTTATGCTCAAAGAGACAAAAAATCTTTTATGATAAGACTTAGAGTATCTGCTGGAGTTTTATCTCAGTATCAACTTAATAAAATCTATGAAATAGCTATTAAACACAACTTAGATAAGATACACTTAACAACTAGACAAGCTATACAATTACACGATTTATCTATAAATTCAATTGTTGATATCATGGAAGAAGGAATAAAAAATGATATATTCACTAGAGGTGGTGGTGGTAATTATCCTAGAAATGTCGGATTATCTCCATTATCTGGAGTTGACCCTAGTGAAGTCTTTGATGTTACTCCATATGCAGTTGCTACTGATAAATATTTTATCAAAAATGCTACTACATACCATTTACCTAGAAAATTAAAAGTTTCTTATTCTAATTGTTACACAGATACTGCTCATTGTAGTATACAAGACTTAGGATTTGTTGCTACTTTGAAAAATGATGAACCATATTTCAGAGTTTTCTTAGGTGGAGGTCTAGGTAAACAGCCCAAAGTTGCTTTAGAACTTGATGAACTTATAAAGCCGAAAGACGCCTTATATTGTGTTGAAGGTATGATTAAATTCTTTATGGATTATGGAAATTATGAAAATAAAAATAGAGCTAGGGTTAGATATATGGTCGAATCACTTGGTGAAGAACTATTCTTAGAAAAATTTAAAGAATACTATAAATTAGAAAAAGAAAATGGTAGTCTTGAACTCAATATTGAAGAAATAGATTACTCTAAACCTGGAGTTAAAATAGATATACAAGATTCTAGACTAATACCTCAAAAACAGGATGGTTTATACACTGTATATATACATCCAGTTGGAGGTATTTTGTTAACAAAGGATTTAAGTACTTTACTTAAAGAATTAGATAATGTTGAAAATCCTATGATTAGACTAGGAATGACAGAGGGATTATATATTTTAAATTTAAATGGAAATGAAGCAAAAAGAATATTAGAAATAAGTAAAACTATTAGTTGTAATTCTCAATTAGAACAAAGTATATCTTGCATAGGTGTTCCAATTTGTCAAATGGGCATACAAAATAGTCAGAAAATGTTACATGAAATCATAGATTATTTTAGATTACAAAATAATGAAGAAATTTTAAATAAAGCACCTAAGTTATATATATCAGGATGTTTAAATTCATGTGGTGTTCATCAAGTTGGTAGCATAGGTTTATGTGGTAAAAAGAAGAATGTTGATGGTATATCTACAGATGCATTTGAATTATTTGTTGGAGGCAGTTTTGAAATAGGTAAGACTAGATTGGGAAAATCACTTGGAGATTTTAAAGCTAGTGATATTCCTGAAATGCTTTATAAAATATCGGACGCATCATCAGGCAATTTTTATGAATGGGTAAATTCAAATGATAATATTTTAAACAAAATAACTGATAAGTATAAAATATAA